The following coding sequences lie in one Arachis ipaensis cultivar K30076 chromosome B03, Araip1.1, whole genome shotgun sequence genomic window:
- the LOC107630243 gene encoding pentatricopeptide repeat-containing protein At4g21705, mitochondrial has translation MFSAILHKSRNSTCTFLQRSRIWFSSKNQVKTTNRKNLYSRISPLGDPSVSVVPILDHWLLEGHAVKAPELHNIVKDLRSHKRFNQALEVSEWMSSKALCPISAGDQAIQLELIGRVRGLDYAESYFHNLSDQEKTEKLHGALLSCYVREGLVDKSLSQMQKMKEMGFASSLNYNNIMCLYMRTDQHDKVPSVLTQMKEDGVSPDIFSYKVCINSYGARSDLANVERLLEEMENNSCIGTDWVTYSMVANIYIKAGLEEKALAYLKKCEDKADKCDTLAYNHLISHYATLRNKKAMMRLWELQKSNCKKQLNREYITMLGSLVKLKELGQAEELLREWESSGNCYDFRVPNILLIAYSQNGLIEKAETILRSMVEKGKTPTPNSWAIIASGYVANKNMEKAFQCMKEAVAVRAENKGWRPKPNIISSILSWASSNRDAEEIEGFVNSFKNVIPMNRDMYLSLIMVSVRCGKKVDGILENMKTDKIELDEEILNILGSRL, from the exons ATGTTCTCTGCAATCCTTCACAAGTCTCGCAACTCCACGTGCACCTTTCTTCAACGTTCGAGGATATGGTTCTCGAGCAAGAATCAAGTGAAGACGACCAACCGAAAGAACCTGTACTCTCGCATCAGTCCTCTCGGAGACCCTTCCGTCAGCGTCGTCCCCATCCTCGACCACTGGCTCCTTGAAGGCCACGCCGTCAAGGCCCCTGAGCTCCACAACATTGTAAAAGATCTCCGCTCTCACAAGCGCTTCAATCAAGCACTTGAG GTTTCTGAATGGATGAGTAGCAAAGCACTATGCCCAATATCAGCAGGTGACCAAGCCATTCAGCTAGAACTTATTGGTAGAGTCCGTGGACTGGACTATGCAGAGAGCTATTTCCATAATCTGAGTGATCAAGAGAAAACTGAGAAGCTTCATGGTGCCCTGCTAAGTTGTTATGTCAGGGAAGGCTTAGTTGATAAGTCACTCTCCCAGATGCAGAAGATGAAGGAGATGGGTTTCGCTTCTTCTCTCAATTACAATAATATAATGTGCCTCTACATGCGAACAGATCAACACGACAAAGTCCCTAGTGTTCTGACACAAATGAAAGAGGACGGTGTGTCTCCAGACATTTTCAGCTACAAGGTCTGCATAAACTCTTATGGTGCAAGATCTGACCTCGCTAATGTGGAGAGACTACTGGAGGAAATGGAAAATAACAGCTGTATCGGCACAGATTGGGTGACGTATTCTATGGTTGCTAACATCTACATAAAGGCGGGTCTCGAAGAGAAAGCTCTGGCCTACCTAAAGAAATGTGAGGATAAGGCAGATAAATGCGATACTCTTGCCTACAACCATCTGATTTCACATTATGCAACTCTGCGGAACAAGAAAGCTATGATGAGACTTTGGGAACTCCAGAAATCCAACTGCAAGAAGCAGCTCAACAGGGAATATATAACCATGCTGGGTTCTCTGGTGAAACTCAAGGAGCTTGGTCAAGCTGAAGAGTTGCTTCGCGAGTGGGAATCGTCGGGCAACTGCTATGATTTCAGAGTGCCAAACATTCTCCTGATTGCGTATTCTCAGAATGGATTGATTGAAAAGGCGGAAACAATTCTCCGAAGCATGGTTGAGAAAGGGAAAACTCCTACTCCTAACAGCTGGGCGATCATCGCGTCTGGTTATGTAGCGAACAAGAACATGGAGAAGGCGTTTCAGTGCATGAAGGAAGCTGTGGCTGTACGAGCCGAGAACAAAGGTTGGAGACCAAAACCTAATATCATTTCCAGCATATTGAGTTGGGCTTCTAGCAACAGAGATGCTGAAGAAATAGAAGGTTTTGTCAATTCCTTTAAGAATGTGATTCCAATGAACAGGGACATGTATCTATCATTGATCATGGTATCCGTTAGATGTGGTAAGAAAGTTGATGGAATTTTAGAGAATATGAAAACTGATAAGATAGAGCTGGATGAAGAAATATTGAACATCCTTGGCTCAAGAttgtaa